The sequence below is a genomic window from Desulfobulbus oligotrophicus.
TTCCTACCACAGTTATCAGTAAGAGTGAGACTATATGAAGATCAAAGAGTTGCGTTCTCTTTCCGGTGAAGAACTCCTGAAAATGAATCAGGATTTATCTGAAGACCTTTTTAGATTACGTTTTAAACATGGGATCCGAAGGTTGGAAAACCCGGCCAAGCTTCAGTCGCTACGTAAAGATATAGCGAGGATCAAAACCATACTCACTGAAAAACAAATGGATAGCTAAGAAAATAACTGCGAGCGGATGAGAAGATGAGCAAGCAAGTGAAAAAAAATCGGCAGGGCTTCGTTGTAAGTAACAAGATGGACAAGAGCGTTGTTGTGGTCGTTGAGCGTAAGGTCCCTCATAAATTATATGGGAAGTATATACGCCAGCGGATCAGATATATGGCACATGATCCGGAAAACCAGTGCCAAATCGGCGATATTGTTCTTATTGAAGAGTGTCGACCGCTTTCCAAACGAAAACGATGGCTTGTACGTAATATCATCCAACACGCCGCTTAACGTACATTGAGCTTCAATATATCATTAGCGATGGATAACATATTGTATCGGGTGAGTTTATGATCCAGACAGAAACCGTATTAAATGTCGCCGATAATTCCGGTGCCAAGAAAGTACTCTGTATAAGGGTACTGGGCGGGACACGAAAACGTTACGCAGGTATAGGTGATATAATCCTTGTCACTGTTAAGGAAGCAATTCCT
It includes:
- the rpmC gene encoding 50S ribosomal protein L29 is translated as MKIKELRSLSGEELLKMNQDLSEDLFRLRFKHGIRRLENPAKLQSLRKDIARIKTILTEKQMDS
- the rpsQ gene encoding 30S ribosomal protein S17, with the protein product MSKQVKKNRQGFVVSNKMDKSVVVVVERKVPHKLYGKYIRQRIRYMAHDPENQCQIGDIVLIEECRPLSKRKRWLVRNIIQHAA